One Chitinophaga parva DNA segment encodes these proteins:
- a CDS encoding glycosyltransferase family 2 protein encodes MIAAPNKKQRFILRLMILIGICCMAFFTYQLLAPALRGYRPLYDLLIITFAFTAARILYEWYHYWSIKIDSNPLPEKVFTVDIFTTFCAGEPYEMIIETLHAIQAITYPHQAYLCDEADDPYLKEVCRRLGIHHVTRTDKTDAKAGNINNALKQSNGELCVILDPDHVPFSGFLDPIVGHFNDPQIGYVQIVQAYYNQHEGWIAKGAAQQTYQYYGPMMMTMNAYGTVQAIGANCTFRRTALASIGGHAPGLAEDMHTAMRLHAQGWKSVYVPAVLSRGLVPATLSAYYKQQLKWARGVFELFVTAYFELFGKFTWRQKLHYGLVPMFYLSGFVYLLNFLIPVVSLLTDVYPLRMDFSTFAVIGLPFVTAVVLIRHYVQRWVMEDQERGFHVIGGLLLIGTWWIFITGFIYTIFRKKVPYIPTPKTIAEERNLGINTPNIIVLVLSVAAIAYGLYNSWTPYTFTMAGIAGINCFFMLFMLVASQQHKIQSYQQQHQRLSALTSYVHVLKRRFWLSRRKLYSGIRSVSLLLIVLAISASVYMVNRPQKADVLPAGPDHKAILLTGIFNPPAAGNGLTNMANVTSLQQQQSIHFDLVSVYLAWGDQPQNLVPANVMDSIYRNHSTPMITWEPWQSLFHRAAGQQDEHVFANIVAGQYDAYITRVASQLRMLNRPVFLRFAHEADNPSYPWSASGGNTAEDFKAAWRYIHQQFIAQGAWNVIWVWNPWKPATMADYFPGKAYVDWMGITGLNYGRYNPGGQSYSFSQLYAPFHQFALSQDMPVMISEMGATKDGHQQTAWLRAGINSIKAHFPEVKAIVLFNSAFDKNVPDHSTAMINWQQDSLGSIAALTVTHHLPIAPMAADPRTADPNTTKTFTLAARGVTYQKGQNWYGNDYPVTRQIISGDFKAMRKAGINTVKIYGPGVYDRITFQAARETGLSVFYSFWVPDAAAQVADSDVLPRLARQILATVARLKGNGSIQCWNIGNCTLQQMNDRYLQPELFYRRQAYMEWLKTLIAQIKKTDPSRPVTVDVNVAHDLQNIVATLRDQVPGIDAYGLVLKDNLEDTAEIHHLPVPYYFSSVDPLLYFKLHDPAATAVMENWQDQQTNAGVTFNGLKDIWGRNKPGFYAITHNWMNDTTRYHLPDIKILRPALTTMPGNVLPYHALVYQDGRWRLATTPSTGLQFEWYQVRTDAWGTPLEIKRLSKGPSLDYTVPEKPQQYRLYLVGVKGNAITSATSILNIPLDTAALPDRPAAAVR; translated from the coding sequence ATGATAGCCGCACCTAATAAAAAACAACGGTTCATCCTCAGGTTAATGATCCTGATCGGTATCTGTTGCATGGCCTTCTTCACATACCAGCTGCTTGCCCCTGCACTGCGGGGTTACAGGCCGCTTTATGACCTGCTGATCATCACCTTTGCATTTACGGCCGCCAGGATCTTATACGAGTGGTATCACTACTGGTCCATCAAAATAGACAGTAACCCGCTGCCGGAAAAGGTATTCACTGTAGATATTTTCACCACGTTCTGTGCCGGCGAGCCTTATGAAATGATCATTGAAACGCTGCACGCCATACAGGCCATCACCTACCCGCACCAGGCCTACCTGTGTGATGAAGCAGACGATCCTTACCTGAAAGAAGTTTGCCGCCGCCTGGGCATACATCATGTAACCCGCACCGATAAAACAGATGCCAAGGCAGGCAACATCAATAACGCCCTGAAACAATCAAACGGGGAGCTGTGCGTGATACTCGACCCGGACCATGTGCCCTTTTCCGGGTTCCTGGATCCCATTGTTGGCCATTTCAATGATCCGCAAATAGGTTATGTACAGATAGTCCAGGCCTATTACAACCAGCACGAAGGATGGATAGCCAAGGGCGCAGCGCAGCAAACTTACCAGTACTATGGCCCGATGATGATGACGATGAATGCCTATGGCACGGTGCAGGCCATTGGCGCCAACTGTACATTCAGGCGCACGGCGCTGGCATCCATCGGGGGCCACGCCCCGGGCCTGGCAGAGGACATGCACACGGCCATGCGGCTGCATGCACAGGGCTGGAAATCAGTGTATGTACCGGCAGTGTTATCGCGCGGGCTGGTGCCGGCCACGCTTTCAGCATACTACAAGCAGCAGCTCAAATGGGCAAGGGGCGTGTTTGAACTTTTTGTCACGGCTTACTTTGAACTGTTCGGTAAATTTACCTGGCGGCAAAAATTGCACTATGGGTTGGTGCCGATGTTCTACCTGTCCGGCTTTGTATACCTGCTTAATTTCCTGATACCGGTGGTGTCCCTTCTTACAGACGTGTACCCGCTCCGGATGGACTTCTCCACGTTCGCGGTGATCGGCTTACCGTTTGTTACTGCGGTGGTGCTCATCCGGCATTACGTGCAGCGCTGGGTGATGGAAGACCAGGAACGTGGTTTCCATGTTATTGGCGGATTACTGCTCATTGGTACGTGGTGGATATTTATTACCGGTTTTATTTACACCATTTTCCGGAAAAAAGTGCCGTACATCCCTACACCCAAAACCATTGCCGAAGAGCGGAACCTGGGCATCAATACTCCCAATATTATAGTGCTGGTGCTGTCAGTAGCCGCTATTGCTTATGGTTTGTATAACAGCTGGACCCCCTACACATTTACCATGGCGGGCATCGCCGGCATTAATTGCTTTTTTATGCTCTTCATGCTGGTAGCCAGCCAGCAGCATAAGATCCAATCTTACCAGCAACAACACCAGCGCTTGTCCGCGTTGACGAGTTATGTCCATGTGCTGAAGCGCAGGTTCTGGTTGTCCCGGCGTAAACTATATTCCGGCATCCGGAGCGTAAGCCTGCTTCTCATTGTGCTGGCCATCAGTGCCTCCGTGTACATGGTGAACCGGCCGCAGAAGGCGGATGTATTGCCGGCAGGCCCCGACCATAAAGCAATATTGCTTACTGGTATTTTTAATCCCCCGGCAGCAGGCAATGGCCTTACCAATATGGCCAACGTAACATCCCTGCAACAACAACAAAGCATACACTTTGACCTGGTATCAGTTTACCTCGCCTGGGGCGACCAGCCACAGAATTTGGTGCCGGCAAATGTGATGGACAGTATCTACCGCAATCACTCCACGCCCATGATCACCTGGGAGCCCTGGCAGTCGCTTTTCCACCGCGCTGCCGGTCAGCAGGATGAGCACGTGTTTGCCAATATTGTGGCGGGGCAGTATGATGCTTACATCACGCGCGTGGCCTCACAATTGCGTATGCTGAACCGGCCCGTGTTCCTTCGTTTTGCGCATGAAGCAGACAATCCCTCCTACCCCTGGTCCGCCAGCGGTGGCAACACGGCGGAGGATTTTAAAGCCGCCTGGAGATATATTCATCAGCAGTTCATCGCACAGGGAGCCTGGAATGTGATCTGGGTATGGAATCCCTGGAAACCAGCAACCATGGCTGATTATTTCCCCGGGAAAGCTTACGTAGACTGGATGGGCATCACCGGCTTAAATTATGGACGCTACAACCCAGGTGGCCAGTCATATTCCTTTAGCCAGCTGTATGCACCATTCCACCAGTTTGCGCTTAGCCAGGACATGCCGGTGATGATCAGCGAAATGGGCGCCACAAAAGACGGGCACCAACAAACCGCCTGGCTGCGGGCAGGTATCAACAGTATCAAAGCCCACTTCCCCGAAGTGAAGGCCATCGTATTATTCAATTCTGCTTTTGACAAAAATGTGCCGGATCATTCTACCGCGATGATCAACTGGCAGCAGGATAGCCTGGGAAGCATTGCTGCGCTCACCGTAACACATCACTTGCCCATAGCGCCGATGGCAGCAGATCCCCGTACGGCTGATCCAAACACTACAAAGACCTTTACGCTTGCCGCGCGTGGTGTAACATATCAAAAAGGTCAAAACTGGTATGGCAACGATTACCCCGTGACCCGGCAGATTATTTCAGGTGATTTCAAGGCCATGCGAAAGGCAGGTATTAATACGGTAAAAATTTATGGCCCGGGTGTTTATGACCGCATCACCTTCCAGGCCGCACGGGAAACAGGCCTGTCCGTTTTTTACAGTTTCTGGGTGCCCGATGCTGCGGCGCAGGTGGCAGACAGCGATGTGCTGCCGCGGCTTGCACGCCAAATATTGGCCACCGTGGCCCGTCTGAAAGGCAATGGCTCTATACAATGCTGGAATATTGGCAACTGTACCCTGCAGCAAATGAACGACCGCTATTTGCAACCGGAGTTATTTTACCGCAGGCAGGCATACATGGAGTGGCTGAAGACGCTGATAGCGCAGATCAAAAAAACAGATCCTTCCAGGCCGGTAACAGTTGATGTAAATGTAGCGCACGACTTGCAAAACATAGTGGCCACCCTGCGGGACCAGGTGCCCGGGATTGATGCTTATGGTCTCGTATTAAAGGACAACCTGGAAGACACTGCCGAAATTCATCATTTACCGGTTCCCTATTATTTCAGCAGCGTAGACCCGTTGCTGTATTTTAAGTTGCACGATCCAGCTGCAACTGCCGTTATGGAAAACTGGCAGGACCAGCAAACAAATGCCGGTGTAACCTTTAACGGTTTAAAAGACATCTGGGGCAGGAACAAACCCGGCTTTTATGCCATTACCCACAACTGGATGAATGATACCACGCGCTATCATTTGCCGGACATTAAAATACTGCGCCCGGCGCTTACTACAATGCCAGGTAATGTACTGCCCTATCATGCATTGGTATACCAGGATGGCAGGTGGCGGCTGGCAACGACGCCCTCCACAGGATTGCAGTTTGAATGGTACCAGGTGCGGACAGACGCCTGGGGCACGCCCTTGGAAATAAAGCGGTTGAGCAAAGGACCCTCGCTTGATTATACCGTGCCTGAAAAACCGCAGCAGTACCGGCTATACCTGGTGGGCGTGAAAGGCAATGCCATTACAAGCGCTACTTCCATTTTGAATATTCCACTGGATACTGCTGCGCTTCCCGATAGGCCAGCAGCTGCGGTACGTTAA
- a CDS encoding SDR family NAD(P)-dependent oxidoreductase encodes MLFKNKVAIVTGAGRGIGFEICKQLAMEGATILLNDLDHALTSSATAAINMLRKDSCTGMEGDAGDISFTREIVAFAVEKFGHVDIVIANAGITLFGDFFTYPPESFIKTMQVNLAGTFFLAQSAACQMKLQQSGGSILFTSSVTGHQAHKNLAAYGMSKAALEMLAKSLVIELSQYGINVNTIAPGATLTERTMEDPDYRETWSRITPMGRPAFVSDIANAALFLVSDKAKHITGQNLIIDGGWTSVSVSPE; translated from the coding sequence ATGTTATTTAAAAATAAAGTAGCAATCGTAACCGGGGCAGGCCGGGGAATTGGTTTTGAAATATGCAAGCAACTCGCCATGGAGGGCGCAACTATCCTCTTAAATGACCTTGATCATGCGCTAACCAGCTCGGCTACCGCCGCGATCAACATGTTAAGAAAGGACAGCTGCACCGGTATGGAAGGCGATGCAGGTGATATATCCTTTACCCGGGAGATAGTAGCTTTCGCGGTGGAAAAGTTTGGCCACGTTGATATCGTTATCGCTAATGCAGGAATTACTTTGTTCGGAGACTTTTTTACCTACCCCCCGGAATCATTTATAAAGACCATGCAGGTTAATCTTGCCGGAACATTTTTCCTGGCTCAATCAGCCGCTTGCCAGATGAAACTTCAGCAATCAGGCGGTTCTATCCTGTTTACATCTTCCGTAACAGGCCACCAGGCCCACAAAAATCTTGCGGCTTACGGAATGAGCAAGGCTGCGTTAGAAATGCTGGCAAAAAGCCTTGTGATTGAACTTTCCCAGTACGGGATAAATGTAAACACCATCGCTCCCGGTGCAACTTTGACAGAACGGACAATGGAGGACCCGGATTACCGGGAAACATGGTCGCGGATCACACCTATGGGCAGGCCTGCATTTGTATCAGATATCGCCAATGCGGCTTTATTTTTGGTTTCAGATAAAGCGAAACACATCACCGGGCAAAACCTGATCATCGACGGTGGATGGACTTCTGTAAGTGTTTCTCCTGAATAA
- a CDS encoding helix-turn-helix domain-containing protein, whose protein sequence is MKKVFHELSKPENASYIVKEEIAAQFAAPFHFHKGYELTYIVKGHGKFYGGDSILNFTGGELYLFGIGFPHYFINDKSFIGSGVLAHSITIQFGDDFLDGGFYLQPEFTKVKALLKNAHRGIKVVSPNAQLKKMMLDAPQSSGLKGLINLLGILDIIASSNDDGKITISTDLFENSLVAQKKEQKLDDVYRYVLENFKEHITNQKAAALACMNESAFCRYFKRHTKKTLSQFVSQVRVAHAMHLLAEEDMSISKVCFECGFTNLSYFNRQFKAVTGKTPFIYRKDFY, encoded by the coding sequence ATGAAAAAGGTCTTTCACGAACTTAGCAAGCCAGAAAATGCAAGCTATATTGTTAAAGAGGAAATCGCGGCACAGTTCGCGGCGCCATTTCATTTTCACAAAGGCTATGAGCTTACCTATATCGTTAAAGGGCATGGGAAGTTTTACGGTGGTGATAGCATATTGAATTTTACAGGTGGTGAACTGTATCTTTTTGGGATAGGCTTTCCTCATTATTTTATCAATGATAAGTCATTTATTGGATCGGGAGTGCTTGCGCATTCTATTACTATCCAGTTTGGCGATGATTTTTTGGATGGCGGCTTTTATCTCCAACCTGAATTTACGAAAGTAAAGGCCCTGCTTAAAAATGCGCATAGGGGAATTAAAGTGGTAAGTCCCAATGCTCAATTGAAAAAGATGATGCTGGATGCTCCCCAAAGCTCAGGATTAAAGGGATTAATCAACTTACTTGGCATATTAGATATCATAGCAAGCTCAAATGACGACGGGAAGATCACTATCAGCACCGATTTATTCGAGAACTCGCTGGTAGCGCAAAAGAAAGAGCAAAAGTTAGACGATGTTTACAGGTATGTGTTGGAGAATTTTAAGGAACATATCACGAATCAAAAGGCGGCGGCGCTTGCATGCATGAATGAATCCGCATTTTGCAGGTATTTTAAACGCCATACCAAGAAAACCCTTTCGCAATTTGTATCCCAGGTGCGTGTTGCGCATGCTATGCACCTGCTTGCAGAAGAGGACATGAGTATATCAAAAGTTTGTTTCGAATGCGGATTTACCAATCTGTCCTATTTTAACCGGCAATTCAAAGCCGTTACCGGCAAAACCCCATTTATCTATCGTAAGGATTTTTACTAG
- a CDS encoding VOC family protein, producing the protein MRTINPWINFNGNAEEAFNFYKSVFGGEFTRIVRFKELAGEAFQVPEHEANKIMHIALPLGKHNVLLANDVPEIMGRVNEHENRSKILVSAESREEADRLFNGLSAGGDVEGPIGDSPWGTYAGMFRDKYGIEWIVEFDPSYNG; encoded by the coding sequence ATGAGAACAATCAACCCCTGGATCAATTTTAATGGCAATGCCGAAGAAGCATTTAACTTTTACAAATCGGTTTTTGGTGGGGAATTCACCAGGATCGTTCGTTTCAAGGAGCTGGCAGGCGAGGCGTTCCAGGTACCGGAACACGAAGCCAATAAGATCATGCACATTGCGCTTCCGCTTGGCAAGCACAACGTTCTGTTGGCGAACGACGTTCCCGAAATAATGGGACGCGTTAACGAGCATGAAAACAGGTCTAAAATATTGGTGAGTGCTGAAAGCCGGGAGGAAGCGGACAGGTTATTTAACGGACTGTCTGCAGGTGGAGATGTTGAAGGGCCCATTGGTGACAGTCCCTGGGGTACCTACGCAGGAATGTTTAGAGATAAATATGGCATTGAATGGATCGTGGAATTTGACCCATCCTATAACGGGTAG
- a CDS encoding SMP-30/gluconolactonase/LRE family protein yields MIKIVSEQKCLLGEGPVWDASNHLICWIDILKGMIYALDPDSGFLKTITTNRVLGAVCICEDGNFLGAFQDGFGFIDRNTGAVNIVSDPERHLPGNRFNDGKCDPSGRFWAGTMSLTEAPAAGTVYMLGQALSISRKIEGTTISNGMTWSPDQRFFYFIDSTTGSVVRYHYDQSGEISGIKTVVEFVPEDGIPDGMTVDTEGMLWIAHWNGWQVSRWDPATGKKLLSIPLPVANVTSCTFGGEKLQDLYITTARKGLTAAELNEQHLAGSLFVWENTGYTGIPAFEYKK; encoded by the coding sequence ATGATAAAGATCGTGTCGGAACAAAAATGCCTCTTGGGCGAAGGCCCTGTTTGGGACGCCAGCAATCATTTGATTTGCTGGATCGATATTTTGAAAGGTATGATCTATGCGCTCGATCCTGATAGCGGTTTTTTAAAAACGATCACAACCAACCGTGTTCTAGGGGCTGTCTGCATTTGTGAAGACGGAAATTTTTTAGGCGCCTTTCAGGATGGATTTGGATTTATTGACAGGAATACCGGTGCCGTAAACATCGTATCAGATCCCGAGCGTCACCTGCCCGGAAACCGGTTCAATGACGGAAAATGCGATCCATCCGGCAGGTTTTGGGCGGGTACAATGTCTTTAACAGAGGCTCCAGCCGCCGGCACCGTCTATATGTTAGGACAAGCACTATCGATATCGCGAAAGATCGAAGGCACGACCATCTCAAACGGGATGACATGGAGCCCTGACCAGCGATTTTTCTATTTTATTGACTCAACAACCGGCAGCGTGGTGCGCTATCACTATGATCAAAGCGGTGAAATCTCCGGGATAAAAACTGTGGTCGAATTTGTACCAGAAGATGGCATTCCCGATGGAATGACGGTAGATACGGAAGGGATGCTGTGGATAGCACATTGGAACGGCTGGCAGGTTAGCCGCTGGGACCCGGCAACAGGGAAAAAGCTCCTTTCGATTCCTTTACCGGTGGCGAACGTCACTTCCTGCACTTTTGGGGGAGAAAAACTGCAGGATTTGTATATCACAACTGCACGCAAAGGCCTTACTGCAGCGGAATTAAATGAACAACACTTAGCAGGTTCATTATTTGTATGGGAAAACACCGGGTATACAGGGATACCTGCATTTGAATATAAGAAATAG
- a CDS encoding IlvD/Edd family dehydratase, translated as MENKKLRSSNWFGRQGKDGFIYRAWMKNQGIPGYEFNNKPIIGICNTWSELTPCNAHFRDLAESVKRGVLEAGGFPVEFPVMSLGETLMKPTAMLYRNLASMDVEESIRANPLDGVVLLCGCDKTTPALVMGACSVDIPAIVVSGGPMLTGRYKGNSIGTSDIWRFFSDLRGDLIKEEELLSIEASMCRSPGHCAVMGTASSMACMVESLGLSLPNNASIPAADSRRKVLAQLSGLRIVDMVKEDLKPSDILTRQAFENAIRVNAAIGGSTNFVIHLLAIAGRVGVPLNLNDFDRLSSGIPLIANLQPSGQYFMEDFYYAGGLQVVIKHLEQLLHKACITVNGKTIQQNYADATCYNTDVITTTGNPFNDLTGLAILSGNLCENGAVIKPSAASPHLMQHTGKAVVFDSIEDYHARIDSDDLEVDESSILVLKNVGPKGYPGMPEVGNMSLPKKLIQKGVKDMVRISDGRMSGTGFGTVVLHVSPEAATGNNFAVIRTGDLITLDVPNRLINVALSDEELADRKSKFIPPEPPVSRGYASLYADHVQQAHLGADMDFLRGRSGNKVTRDSH; from the coding sequence ATGGAAAATAAAAAATTAAGAAGCAGTAACTGGTTTGGCCGCCAGGGTAAGGATGGGTTTATATACCGGGCCTGGATGAAAAATCAAGGCATACCCGGATATGAATTTAACAATAAACCAATTATTGGCATTTGCAACACCTGGAGTGAGCTAACCCCTTGCAATGCACATTTCAGAGATTTGGCGGAATCAGTTAAAAGAGGTGTTCTGGAAGCCGGGGGATTTCCGGTTGAGTTCCCGGTGATGTCGTTGGGAGAAACGTTGATGAAGCCCACGGCCATGCTTTACCGCAACCTTGCCAGTATGGATGTTGAAGAAAGCATCAGAGCCAATCCACTGGATGGCGTTGTGTTATTATGTGGCTGTGATAAAACCACGCCTGCCCTGGTAATGGGCGCCTGCAGCGTGGATATACCTGCTATTGTGGTATCGGGTGGGCCGATGTTAACCGGGCGGTATAAAGGCAATAGTATCGGCACAAGCGATATATGGCGCTTTTTTTCAGATCTGAGGGGCGATCTTATTAAAGAAGAAGAACTCTTAAGTATTGAGGCCTCCATGTGCAGAAGCCCGGGACATTGTGCTGTAATGGGCACTGCGTCATCCATGGCTTGTATGGTTGAATCCCTGGGGCTTTCATTGCCAAACAATGCCTCGATCCCCGCCGCAGATTCGAGGCGGAAAGTGCTCGCCCAGCTCTCCGGCCTCAGGATAGTAGATATGGTAAAAGAAGATCTTAAACCATCAGATATACTTACCAGGCAAGCCTTTGAAAACGCGATCAGGGTGAACGCAGCGATCGGTGGCTCCACAAATTTTGTTATCCATCTTTTAGCCATTGCCGGCCGCGTAGGTGTACCTTTAAACTTAAATGACTTCGATCGTTTGTCATCAGGAATTCCGCTCATTGCCAATTTGCAGCCATCGGGGCAATATTTTATGGAGGACTTTTATTATGCAGGCGGACTACAGGTTGTAATCAAACACCTTGAGCAGCTATTGCATAAAGCGTGCATTACGGTCAACGGGAAAACCATTCAGCAAAACTATGCAGATGCCACCTGTTATAATACAGACGTTATTACAACAACCGGAAATCCGTTCAATGATCTAACCGGCCTGGCCATCCTTTCCGGCAACCTCTGCGAAAATGGTGCAGTGATCAAGCCTTCTGCCGCAAGCCCCCATTTGATGCAGCATACTGGCAAAGCCGTTGTGTTTGACAGTATCGAAGATTATCATGCAAGGATCGACAGTGATGACCTGGAAGTAGACGAATCATCTATACTGGTTTTAAAAAATGTTGGCCCGAAAGGATATCCGGGAATGCCGGAAGTTGGCAATATGAGCTTGCCCAAAAAGCTAATTCAGAAGGGAGTGAAAGATATGGTGCGGATATCTGACGGCCGGATGAGTGGAACAGGGTTCGGCACGGTTGTTCTCCATGTATCACCAGAGGCTGCAACCGGTAATAATTTTGCCGTGATCAGGACAGGGGACCTTATAACACTGGATGTTCCAAACCGGCTTATCAATGTTGCCCTTTCAGATGAGGAACTGGCAGACCGGAAATCTAAATTTATTCCACCCGAACCACCAGTTAGCAGGGGGTATGCAAGTCTCTATGCAGATCATGTTCAACAGGCCCACTTAGGAGCTGATATGGACTTTTTGAGGGGAAGATCAGGCAATAAAGTGACGCGCGATTCACATTAA
- a CDS encoding amidohydrolase family protein, which yields MKMRYPLLLSLLLITQVGLAQVALKKYALTGLTIIDANHRTPLSGQTVIIENDLIREVFPDNSKPLPDSLVNINLKGKFLLPGLIDTHVHLATDPSGTDNRSHTLEVLQRMLYSGVTTVRDMAGDARTLAGLSRDALTGDIVSPDIYYAALMAGPVFFADPRTGTSTRGATPGKMPYMLAVTDSTNLPLAIAAAKGTGASGIKLYANLEPGLVKKIVQEARRQNMPVWGHAWLQAAIPSDLVDAGVSPLSHAPLLVHEAYKDVPASWKATLHSQQFWNDSTPDLTQLFKRMQKQGIILDATLLTYQKWAQSDSTMWYDYELGKRFVTAACKAGVTICTGTDDDQEAFVQEEIKLLVREAGLTPADAIIAATLHGAQALHIEHTHGTIAPGKAADLLILDKDPLVKIDNLDAVYLVIKKGAFYKK from the coding sequence ATGAAAATGCGCTACCCGCTACTGTTGTCTTTATTACTTATTACACAAGTTGGCCTGGCCCAGGTTGCGCTGAAAAAATACGCGCTGACCGGCCTGACTATCATTGATGCTAACCACCGGACCCCGCTTTCCGGGCAAACCGTGATCATAGAAAATGACCTGATCCGCGAAGTGTTTCCCGATAACAGCAAGCCCCTGCCCGACTCCCTGGTGAACATCAACCTGAAAGGCAAATTCCTGCTTCCTGGATTGATAGACACCCATGTGCATTTGGCCACAGATCCATCCGGCACAGATAACCGCAGCCACACCTTGGAGGTGCTGCAACGTATGCTGTACAGCGGCGTTACCACGGTACGGGATATGGCAGGCGATGCCCGTACGCTGGCCGGCCTTTCGCGGGACGCGCTGACCGGCGACATCGTATCGCCAGACATCTATTACGCTGCGCTCATGGCTGGCCCGGTATTCTTTGCAGACCCACGCACCGGCACCTCCACCAGAGGCGCTACGCCGGGCAAGATGCCGTACATGCTCGCAGTAACAGACAGTACTAACCTGCCATTGGCTATTGCTGCCGCTAAGGGCACGGGCGCTTCTGGCATAAAGTTGTATGCCAACCTGGAACCGGGACTGGTAAAGAAAATTGTACAGGAAGCCCGCCGGCAAAACATGCCCGTATGGGGCCATGCCTGGTTGCAGGCCGCTATTCCATCAGATCTCGTGGACGCAGGGGTAAGCCCACTTTCCCACGCGCCGTTACTCGTACATGAGGCTTACAAGGATGTACCGGCATCCTGGAAGGCAACCCTGCATTCGCAACAATTCTGGAACGATTCTACGCCAGACCTCACCCAGCTTTTTAAACGCATGCAAAAACAAGGCATCATCCTGGATGCCACGCTGCTAACGTATCAAAAGTGGGCACAGTCTGACAGTACCATGTGGTACGATTATGAGTTGGGTAAACGCTTTGTCACCGCGGCTTGTAAGGCGGGCGTTACCATTTGTACCGGTACCGATGATGACCAGGAAGCGTTTGTACAGGAAGAGATAAAACTGCTGGTCCGTGAGGCGGGACTAACACCTGCAGATGCCATCATCGCCGCTACCCTCCATGGCGCACAGGCACTCCACATTGAGCATACCCACGGCACCATTGCCCCGGGAAAAGCAGCTGATCTGCTGATCCTCGACAAGGACCCGCTGGTTAAGATCGATAACCTCGACGCGGTGTACCTGGTGATAAAAAAGGGAGCGTTTTACAAAAAATGA